The following coding sequences are from one Lysinibacillus sp. FSL W8-0992 window:
- the tsf gene encoding translation elongation factor Ts: MANITAQLVKELREKTGAGMMDCKKALVQTDGDLEAAIDFLREKGLSSAAKKADRIAAEGTTYILEKGNEAIILEVNAETDFVAKNDKFQVLVSSLAEQLLTAKPASVEVALELENAEGVKISDQISTAVATIGEKITLRRFEVKTKTDADSFGSYLHMGGRIGVLVSLEGSTDASAAKDIAMHIAAINPTYVSRDEVSAEEVDRERKVLTEQALNEGKPENIVAKMVEGRLGKYFEDVCLLDQSFVKNSDQKVRDFVATTGGTVTGFVRYAVGEGIEKREDNFAEEVMNQVKGN, translated from the coding sequence ATGGCAAACATTACTGCACAATTAGTAAAAGAATTACGCGAAAAAACTGGCGCTGGTATGATGGACTGTAAAAAAGCGTTAGTACAAACTGACGGTGACCTAGAAGCTGCAATCGATTTCCTACGTGAAAAAGGTCTTTCTTCAGCTGCTAAAAAAGCTGACCGTATCGCTGCAGAAGGTACTACTTATATTCTAGAAAAAGGTAACGAAGCAATTATTCTTGAAGTAAACGCTGAAACTGACTTCGTTGCGAAAAACGATAAATTCCAAGTGTTAGTTTCTTCTTTAGCTGAGCAATTACTTACTGCTAAACCAGCATCAGTAGAAGTAGCATTAGAGCTTGAAAATGCAGAAGGTGTAAAAATTTCTGACCAAATTTCAACAGCAGTTGCAACTATCGGTGAAAAAATTACTCTTCGTCGTTTCGAAGTGAAAACTAAAACTGATGCAGATTCATTTGGTTCTTACCTACACATGGGTGGACGTATTGGTGTATTAGTATCTTTAGAAGGTTCTACAGATGCTTCAGCTGCAAAAGATATTGCTATGCATATCGCAGCTATTAACCCAACTTACGTTTCTCGTGATGAAGTTTCTGCAGAAGAAGTTGACCGTGAACGTAAAGTGTTAACAGAACAAGCACTTAACGAAGGTAAACCAGAAAACATCGTTGCAAAAATGGTTGAAGGTCGTCTTGGTAAATACTTCGAAGACGTTTGCTTACTTGACCAATCATTCGTTAAAAACTCAGACCAAAAAGTTCGTGACTTCGTTGCTACAACTGGTGGTACTGTAACTGGCTTCGTACGTTATGCTGTTGGTGAAGGTATCGAAAAACGTGAAGATAACTTCGCAGAAGAAGTAATGAACCAAGTTAAAGGTAACTAA
- a CDS encoding RNA polymerase subunit sigma, protein MSLKGVELQIALPKTFEAGKMADQAQQQTLAQQAHANEALKKEIERKQKAVNTSEGMTEISEEEEAGGEYIKGTLKKKKQPNEKPEKQAQHPFKGNFVDFSG, encoded by the coding sequence ATGAGTTTAAAAGGTGTCGAATTACAAATAGCTCTTCCAAAAACGTTTGAAGCAGGTAAAATGGCAGATCAGGCACAACAACAAACTTTAGCTCAACAAGCACACGCAAATGAAGCGCTGAAAAAGGAAATAGAGCGCAAGCAAAAAGCTGTGAATACTTCGGAAGGTATGACTGAGATTAGTGAAGAGGAAGAAGCGGGTGGCGAATATATAAAAGGCACGCTTAAAAAGAAAAAACAGCCTAACGAAAAACCAGAAAAACAGGCTCAGCATCCTTTCAAAGGTAATTTCGTAGACTTTAGTGGATAG
- a CDS encoding chemotaxis protein CheC, whose translation MTFNQKITSLHLDVLKEIGNIGAAHAATALSNLLGKKIDMRVPKVEMVSFNDMMELAGGSENVVVGIFLRIEGDAEGSMFFILPIEQANRFIRRLIQDESFDFKKPPVSELGLSAMQEMGNILSGSYLSALSDFTNLKIYPTVPGLSVDMFGAIISIGLIELSHVSDNVIVINTSIFEDGVEDHETVRGHFFLLPDPDSFDAIFKALGVS comes from the coding sequence ATGACATTTAATCAAAAGATTACATCACTACATTTAGACGTCTTAAAGGAAATTGGAAATATTGGTGCCGCACATGCTGCGACGGCACTTTCCAATTTGCTTGGTAAAAAAATCGATATGCGTGTACCGAAAGTTGAAATGGTGTCATTTAATGACATGATGGAACTGGCTGGTGGCTCTGAAAACGTCGTTGTTGGGATTTTTTTACGCATCGAAGGTGATGCTGAAGGGAGCATGTTCTTCATTCTTCCTATCGAACAAGCTAATCGCTTTATCCGTCGTCTAATACAGGATGAATCATTCGACTTTAAAAAACCACCTGTTTCTGAATTAGGTTTATCTGCTATGCAGGAAATGGGGAATATTTTATCTGGTTCTTATTTATCAGCGTTATCAGACTTTACAAATTTAAAAATTTATCCCACTGTGCCAGGTTTAAGTGTAGATATGTTTGGGGCTATTATCAGTATTGGCTTAATTGAATTATCACATGTTAGTGATAATGTTATCGTAATAAATACATCCATTTTTGAAGACGGTGTGGAGGATCATGAAACAGTAAGGGGACATTTCTTCTTACTACCTGATCCTGATTCTTTTGATGCTATTTTTAAAGCATTAGGAGTTTCATAG
- the pyrH gene encoding UMP kinase, with amino-acid sequence MSVPQYKRVVIKLSGEALAGEAGFGLSPKIIKSVAEEVKEVVDLDVEVAVVVGGGNIWRGKIGSEMGMDRAAADYMGMLATVMNSLALQDALEKLGIETRVQSSIVMTQVAEPYIRRKAVRHLEKKRVVIFAAGTGNPFFSTDTTAALRAAEIDADAILMAKNNVDGVYSADPKVDTTAIKYDTLTYLDVIQQGLQVMDSTASTLCMDNDIPLIVFSITEQGNIKRAVLGEKIGTVVRRNA; translated from the coding sequence ATGAGTGTGCCACAATATAAACGAGTAGTTATTAAACTAAGTGGTGAAGCGTTAGCAGGAGAGGCTGGCTTCGGATTATCACCAAAAATTATCAAGTCTGTTGCAGAAGAAGTGAAAGAAGTAGTAGATCTTGATGTAGAAGTTGCTGTTGTTGTAGGTGGCGGTAATATATGGCGTGGGAAAATTGGCAGTGAAATGGGAATGGATCGTGCGGCAGCTGACTATATGGGGATGCTAGCAACGGTTATGAACTCATTAGCATTACAAGATGCTCTTGAAAAATTAGGTATCGAAACACGCGTGCAATCTTCTATTGTGATGACACAAGTAGCAGAGCCATATATTCGTCGTAAAGCAGTTCGTCATTTAGAGAAAAAACGTGTAGTTATTTTTGCGGCAGGTACAGGTAACCCGTTCTTCTCTACAGATACAACAGCTGCATTAAGAGCAGCTGAAATTGACGCAGATGCTATTTTAATGGCGAAAAATAATGTAGATGGTGTCTATTCTGCAGATCCTAAAGTCGATACTACTGCCATCAAATATGATACACTCACATACTTAGACGTTATTCAGCAAGGGTTACAAGTAATGGATTCAACAGCTTCGACACTATGTATGGATAACGATATTCCGTTAATTGTCTTCTCGATTACGGAGCAGGGTAATATTAAACGTGCCGTACTAGGCGAGAAAATTGGAACAGTTGTTAGGAGGAATGCATAA
- a CDS encoding chemotaxis protein CheD yields MLNTNTNGQVIKVGIAQMDVAKLPNTIRTSGLGSCVGVILYDESKKIAGLIHVMLPDSSLGRSESINVAKFADTGISAMIDLLKLEGVQKFKLKAKIAGGAQMFQFTSDKDSMRIGPRNVEAVKFELKRHGIPLIAENTGGNSGRTIEFNPATSILHIRTVNQGVSEI; encoded by the coding sequence ATGCTAAACACTAACACGAATGGTCAAGTTATAAAAGTTGGAATTGCTCAAATGGATGTAGCGAAATTGCCAAACACGATTAGAACTTCAGGGCTTGGTTCTTGTGTCGGCGTTATTTTATACGATGAGTCAAAGAAAATAGCTGGTTTAATTCATGTGATGCTACCTGACTCTAGTCTTGGTAGATCAGAGTCAATAAATGTAGCGAAATTTGCGGATACAGGCATTTCAGCTATGATAGATTTATTAAAACTAGAGGGTGTTCAAAAATTTAAACTTAAGGCTAAAATTGCTGGGGGTGCGCAGATGTTTCAATTTACATCAGATAAAGATTCAATGCGCATCGGCCCTCGGAATGTAGAGGCTGTAAAGTTTGAATTAAAGCGTCATGGAATTCCTTTAATTGCCGAAAATACAGGCGGTAATAGCGGTCGAACTATTGAATTTAATCCTGCTACGTCGATATTACATATTCGAACGGTAAACCAAGGAGTGAGTGAAATATAA
- the dxr gene encoding 1-deoxy-D-xylulose-5-phosphate reductoisomerase — MKKISLLGATGSIGWQTYDILKEQRDAFHLVAFSSGKNIEKTREMIETLQPELVSVQLEEDARMLAKDYPQVHFTFGAKGLVEVAIHPDSTVLVNAVLGSVGLESTLAAIRMGKTIAIANKETLVTAGHLVMAEAKKYNAPILPVDSEHSAIFQSMNGENPKNIERLIITASGGSFRDKTREELKHVTVADALNHPNWSMGAKITIDSATMMNKGLEVIEAHVLFDMPYDKIDVLLHRESIIHSLVEYHDTSVIAQLGTPDMRVPIQYALSYPDRIPLHNGQRLNLAQIGQLHFKEMDFDRYPALRLAFEAGRTGGTILTAMNAANEAAVAAFLQGKITFLEIDETIERVMQGHNNILVPDLQTILHVDRETRKIVLDMVK, encoded by the coding sequence GTGAAAAAAATTAGTTTATTGGGTGCAACTGGTTCTATCGGTTGGCAAACCTATGATATTTTAAAAGAACAACGTGATGCATTTCATCTTGTAGCGTTTTCTTCAGGGAAAAACATAGAAAAAACACGTGAAATGATTGAAACCTTACAGCCTGAACTTGTATCTGTTCAGCTTGAGGAAGATGCACGTATGCTTGCAAAAGACTACCCGCAAGTACACTTTACATTTGGTGCTAAGGGGCTTGTAGAGGTTGCTATACATCCTGATTCGACGGTACTTGTAAATGCAGTGCTCGGTAGCGTTGGTCTTGAATCCACCCTAGCTGCAATTCGCATGGGCAAAACAATTGCTATTGCCAATAAGGAAACGCTAGTAACAGCTGGGCACTTAGTGATGGCTGAAGCGAAAAAATACAATGCTCCAATATTACCGGTTGATAGTGAGCATTCTGCTATATTCCAATCAATGAATGGTGAAAATCCAAAAAATATTGAGCGTTTAATTATTACAGCTTCTGGTGGTAGTTTCCGCGACAAAACACGTGAAGAGTTAAAACATGTTACGGTTGCAGATGCACTCAATCATCCAAACTGGTCGATGGGCGCAAAAATTACGATAGATTCCGCTACGATGATGAATAAAGGGCTTGAAGTCATAGAAGCACATGTCTTATTTGATATGCCTTATGATAAAATTGATGTTCTTTTACACAGAGAAAGTATTATTCACTCTCTAGTTGAGTATCATGATACTAGTGTTATTGCTCAGCTTGGTACTCCAGATATGCGTGTCCCTATCCAGTACGCTTTAAGCTATCCAGACCGTATACCGCTTCATAATGGTCAACGACTTAATTTAGCGCAAATAGGTCAGCTACATTTTAAAGAAATGGATTTTGATCGCTATCCAGCATTGCGATTAGCATTTGAGGCAGGACGTACAGGCGGTACAATTTTAACTGCAATGAATGCAGCAAATGAAGCAGCAGTCGCAGCATTTTTACAAGGGAAAATAACTTTCCTTGAAATTGATGAAACAATTGAACGTGTAATGCAGGGACACAATAATATTTTAGTACCAGATTTACAAACAATTTTACATGTGGACAGAGAAACAAGAAAAATAGTGTTAGACATGGTAAAATAA
- a CDS encoding FliA/WhiG family RNA polymerase sigma factor has product MTQPILNDEQKLWNRWINERDPDAGDLLIKKYTSLVTYHVQRIGAGVPKSVSRDDLTSLGMLGLFDALNKFDINRDLKFDTYASFRVRGAIIDGLRKEDWLPRSAREKAKKLDAKIEQLEQQFMRHVTPEELAEQMELPVEDIYQTVQEHFFSNVLSINEQQDQEEAEGKSFVIRDDTTKTPEQVVIKSELLDDLAVNIQKLNEKEQLVLSLFYTEELTLTEIGEMLELSTSRISQIHSKALFKLRKLLSSEIINA; this is encoded by the coding sequence ATGACACAACCAATTCTAAACGATGAACAAAAGCTTTGGAATCGATGGATTAATGAACGTGATCCAGATGCGGGTGATTTACTAATAAAAAAATATACATCTCTTGTGACTTATCATGTACAACGAATCGGTGCAGGTGTACCTAAGAGTGTATCTCGTGACGATTTAACAAGCTTAGGCATGTTAGGTCTATTTGATGCGTTAAATAAATTTGATATAAATCGAGACTTAAAATTTGATACATATGCTTCTTTTAGAGTGAGGGGCGCAATCATTGATGGCTTGCGTAAAGAAGATTGGTTACCACGCTCTGCGCGAGAAAAGGCAAAAAAGTTGGATGCCAAAATTGAACAATTAGAACAACAATTTATGCGTCATGTGACACCTGAGGAGCTTGCAGAACAGATGGAGTTACCTGTAGAGGATATTTATCAAACTGTACAGGAGCACTTCTTCTCTAATGTACTATCCATAAATGAGCAACAAGATCAAGAGGAGGCTGAGGGAAAGTCGTTTGTAATCCGTGACGATACGACAAAAACCCCTGAGCAGGTCGTAATAAAATCAGAATTACTTGATGATTTAGCAGTAAATATACAAAAGCTAAACGAAAAAGAGCAGCTCGTACTGAGTTTATTTTATACAGAGGAATTGACCTTAACTGAAATTGGAGAAATGCTCGAATTGTCAACATCGCGTATTTCGCAAATTCACTCAAAGGCATTATTTAAGTTACGTAAGCTATTGTCTAGTGAAATTATTAATGCGTAA
- the rpsB gene encoding 30S ribosomal protein S2 — MSVISMKQLLEAGVHFGHQTRRWNPKMKKFIFVERNGIYIIDLQKTVKKLEEAYDFMRQVGQDGGKVLFVGTKKQAQEAIKDEAERSGNYYINQRWLGGTLTNFGTIQKRVARMKAIEKMEEEGTFEVLPKKEVIQLKKEHERLVKFLGGIRDMHDLPDVMFVVDPRKERIAVAEARKLNIPLVGIVDTNCDPDEIDYVIPANDDAIRAVKLLTAKMADALIESKQGEEEAPATEAAAE, encoded by the coding sequence ATGTCAGTAATTTCTATGAAACAATTACTTGAAGCTGGTGTACATTTCGGTCACCAAACTCGTCGTTGGAACCCAAAAATGAAGAAATTTATCTTCGTTGAGCGTAACGGGATCTACATCATCGACTTACAAAAAACGGTTAAAAAATTAGAGGAAGCTTATGACTTCATGCGTCAAGTTGGTCAAGACGGTGGTAAAGTTCTTTTCGTTGGTACGAAAAAACAAGCACAAGAAGCGATCAAAGACGAAGCTGAACGTTCAGGCAACTACTACATCAACCAACGTTGGTTAGGTGGTACTCTTACTAACTTCGGTACAATCCAAAAACGTGTTGCACGTATGAAAGCTATCGAAAAAATGGAAGAAGAAGGAACTTTCGAAGTTCTTCCTAAAAAAGAAGTAATCCAACTTAAAAAAGAACACGAACGTCTAGTTAAATTCTTAGGCGGTATCCGTGATATGCACGATCTTCCAGACGTTATGTTCGTGGTTGACCCACGCAAAGAACGTATCGCTGTTGCAGAAGCTCGTAAATTAAACATCCCTCTAGTAGGTATTGTTGATACAAACTGTGACCCAGATGAAATCGACTATGTTATCCCTGCTAATGACGATGCTATTCGCGCTGTTAAACTTTTAACTGCTAAAATGGCTGACGCTTTAATCGAGTCAAAACAAGGTGAAGAAGAAGCTCCAGCTACAGAAGCTGCTGCTGAGTAA
- a CDS encoding phosphatidate cytidylyltransferase — translation MKQRIITAIIAAALFIPFVIYGKVPFTLLVLAMAVVGFYEILKMKSISIFSVPGLVGVLTLIMLVIPKNWANEVVHAIGYSSVLMVIYGLVMLLLIYVVLVKNKITFDEIGFILLGAFYVGLGFHYLIETRSYGLEFVVYCLLVVWTTDSGAYFVGRKLGKNKLWPEISPKKTIEGFIGGIVIAVIFAIAMQAIYPFANGYVSLIFITIFASIIGQMGDLVESAIKRHFDVKDSGNILPGHGGILDRFDSLLFVVPLLHFLHLFGS, via the coding sequence TTGAAACAGCGAATTATTACAGCAATCATTGCAGCGGCACTGTTTATTCCGTTTGTCATTTACGGAAAAGTGCCATTTACACTACTTGTGCTTGCAATGGCTGTTGTAGGCTTTTATGAAATACTAAAGATGAAAAGTATTTCAATTTTTTCAGTACCAGGGTTGGTAGGCGTATTAACCCTTATTATGCTCGTAATACCAAAAAACTGGGCAAATGAGGTAGTGCATGCAATTGGCTACTCATCTGTATTAATGGTTATTTATGGACTCGTAATGCTCTTGCTTATATATGTTGTTCTAGTGAAAAATAAAATCACATTTGACGAAATCGGCTTTATTTTGCTTGGTGCGTTTTATGTAGGATTAGGCTTCCATTATTTAATTGAAACTAGAAGCTACGGTCTTGAGTTTGTTGTATATTGTTTACTTGTTGTGTGGACAACAGATTCTGGCGCATATTTTGTAGGTAGAAAATTAGGTAAAAATAAGCTATGGCCAGAAATTTCACCGAAGAAAACGATTGAAGGCTTTATTGGTGGGATTGTCATTGCAGTCATTTTTGCTATCGCTATGCAAGCAATTTATCCATTTGCGAATGGTTATGTTTCACTAATCTTTATTACGATTTTCGCTTCCATCATTGGACAGATGGGTGATTTAGTGGAGTCAGCGATAAAGCGCCATTTTGACGTGAAAGATTCGGGCAATATTTTACCAGGTCATGGCGGGATTTTAGACCGCTTTGATAGTTTATTATTCGTAGTGCCTTTACTCCATTTTTTACATCTCTTCGGTAGCTAA
- a CDS encoding chemotaxis protein CheW, which yields MTNAVEQENIKVIVFQLADKEYAIPVSHVQGIEKLMHITRVPKTEKYVKGVINLRGVVTPIIDLRERFELPISEHEETTRIIIISLEDMEVGFVVDSANDVLDIPASSIEPQPEVVGSLEEEFISGVAKIDKRLLILLHLEKVLNPLK from the coding sequence ATGACAAATGCAGTTGAACAAGAAAATATAAAAGTGATTGTTTTCCAATTAGCAGATAAGGAATATGCCATTCCTGTATCACATGTTCAAGGTATCGAGAAACTCATGCATATTACACGGGTACCTAAAACAGAGAAATATGTAAAAGGCGTTATTAATTTACGAGGAGTCGTAACACCAATTATTGATTTACGGGAACGTTTTGAGTTACCAATTTCTGAACATGAAGAAACTACTCGTATTATTATTATTTCATTAGAAGACATGGAAGTGGGCTTTGTTGTAGATTCAGCTAATGATGTGTTGGATATTCCAGCAAGCTCAATTGAACCACAACCAGAAGTAGTAGGGTCTCTTGAAGAAGAGTTTATTTCTGGCGTCGCGAAAATCGATAAACGATTATTAATTTTATTGCATTTAGAGAAAGTATTAAATCCACTAAAGTAG
- the frr gene encoding ribosome recycling factor has product MTKQVLEQAKEKMNKSIAAFSRELASIRAGRANASLLDRISVEYYGAPTPINQLAGVAVPEARLLVITPYDKTILGEIEKAIMKSDIGITPTNDGSVIRLMIPALTEERRKDLVKQVKKEAEDAKIAVRNVRRDANDDLKKLEKAGEITEDDLRGYGDDIQKLTDEFIVKVDQVAKDKEKEILEV; this is encoded by the coding sequence ATGACTAAACAAGTCTTAGAACAAGCTAAAGAAAAAATGAATAAATCAATTGCTGCTTTTTCACGTGAATTAGCATCAATCCGAGCAGGTCGTGCAAACGCATCTCTACTAGATCGTATTTCTGTAGAGTATTATGGAGCACCAACACCGATTAACCAACTTGCGGGTGTTGCTGTACCTGAAGCTCGTTTGCTAGTTATTACACCTTACGATAAAACAATTTTAGGTGAAATCGAAAAAGCAATTATGAAATCGGATATTGGTATTACACCAACTAATGATGGTTCTGTTATTCGTTTAATGATTCCTGCATTAACTGAAGAACGTCGTAAAGATCTTGTAAAACAAGTGAAAAAAGAAGCTGAAGATGCAAAAATCGCAGTACGTAACGTTCGTCGCGATGCTAATGATGATCTTAAAAAACTTGAAAAAGCTGGCGAAATCACAGAAGACGATTTACGTGGATACGGTGATGATATCCAAAAATTAACAGATGAGTTCATCGTGAAAGTAGATCAAGTAGCGAAAGACAAAGAAAAAGAAATTCTAGAAGTGTAA
- a CDS encoding isoprenyl transferase: MFKKLLGKQVNMDILSLEERVALSKSEPIPAHVAIIMDGNGRWAKKRAMPRVAGHHEGMKTVRKVTRFASDLGIKVLTVYAFSTENWKRPKPEVDFLMRLPVEFLGSFLPEMMERNVRVEMIGDPTLLPAHTQKALYDAMEETKHNTGLILNFALNYGSRSEMVSAMKAMLQKVQDGQLTIQDLNEECMTSHLMTAHLPEPDLLIRTSGEVRLSNFMLWQLAYTEFWFTDTLWPDFNEENFLEAVENYQKRNRRYGGLKGEETS, encoded by the coding sequence ATGTTTAAGAAGCTATTAGGTAAACAAGTAAATATGGATATACTATCATTGGAGGAACGTGTTGCCCTTTCGAAAAGCGAGCCGATTCCTGCCCATGTAGCGATTATTATGGACGGAAATGGACGTTGGGCTAAAAAACGTGCCATGCCACGTGTTGCTGGGCACCATGAAGGTATGAAGACGGTACGGAAGGTAACTAGATTTGCATCTGATCTTGGAATAAAAGTATTAACAGTGTATGCGTTCTCTACTGAAAATTGGAAACGACCAAAACCAGAAGTCGATTTTCTGATGCGTTTACCTGTTGAATTTTTGGGTTCTTTTTTACCGGAAATGATGGAGCGCAATGTGCGTGTTGAAATGATTGGGGATCCGACGCTCTTGCCAGCACATACACAAAAAGCATTGTATGATGCAATGGAGGAGACGAAGCATAATACAGGGTTAATTTTAAATTTTGCTTTGAATTATGGCAGTCGTTCAGAAATGGTTAGCGCCATGAAAGCGATGCTTCAAAAAGTGCAGGACGGTCAATTAACAATACAAGACTTAAATGAGGAATGTATGACATCGCATTTAATGACAGCTCATCTACCAGAGCCTGACTTACTCATTCGTACAAGTGGTGAAGTACGTTTAAGTAACTTTATGTTATGGCAACTCGCCTATACGGAATTTTGGTTTACAGATACATTGTGGCCAGATTTTAACGAGGAAAACTTTCTGGAAGCGGTGGAAAACTATCAAAAACGTAATCGCCGTTACGGTGGGTTGAAGGGAGAAGAAACATCTTGA
- the rseP gene encoding RIP metalloprotease RseP yields the protein MQTAVAFILIFGLLVFFHELGHFLFAKRAGIMVREFAIGMGPKIYGKMHGETIYTVRLLPIGGYVRMAGEDMDGVELQPGYRVGIIVNEDNIVKKIIFNQNNKQLPDLLFLEVERADLERDLFIEGYDEEEKLVRYSVARDCVVVENGKETVIAPYDRQFNAKTVGQRAMTIFAGPLFNFILAFFIYMLIGLLNGVPTYEPIITEVVANDPAAQAGMLAGDKVTSIDGQAVEKWQDLAAIVQNRPDQNINVTVERGGQVENLNMTVKAVESNGETLGQIGVKYESPRVFNPIKAVVYGAQETYNMTVRIFELLGMLITGKFTIDALSGPVGIYKTTEEVAAWGIFALMNFAAMLSINLGIMNLLPLPALDGGRLLFFGFEAVRGKPIDRQKEGMVHFVGIVLLMILMVVVTWNDIQRFFF from the coding sequence ATGCAAACAGCCGTTGCATTTATTTTAATATTTGGCTTGCTCGTGTTCTTCCATGAACTTGGTCACTTCCTTTTTGCGAAACGTGCAGGAATTATGGTTCGTGAATTCGCAATCGGTATGGGTCCGAAAATCTATGGTAAGATGCATGGTGAAACAATTTATACAGTCCGTTTATTGCCAATCGGTGGATATGTCCGTATGGCAGGGGAGGACATGGATGGTGTTGAATTACAGCCAGGTTACCGTGTAGGGATTATTGTCAATGAAGATAATATCGTAAAAAAAATCATTTTTAATCAAAATAATAAGCAATTACCAGATTTATTATTTTTAGAAGTGGAACGTGCTGACTTAGAACGAGACTTATTTATTGAAGGCTATGATGAAGAAGAAAAATTAGTTCGTTATAGTGTTGCAAGAGATTGTGTTGTTGTAGAAAACGGCAAAGAAACCGTTATTGCGCCATACGATCGTCAATTTAACGCAAAAACGGTTGGTCAACGTGCAATGACAATTTTTGCAGGACCATTATTTAACTTTATTTTAGCCTTTTTCATCTATATGTTAATCGGCTTGTTAAATGGTGTACCAACATATGAGCCTATTATTACTGAAGTAGTTGCAAACGATCCAGCAGCACAGGCAGGTATGCTTGCAGGGGATAAGGTTACATCTATCGATGGACAAGCTGTTGAAAAGTGGCAAGATTTAGCTGCCATAGTACAAAATCGCCCTGATCAAAATATTAATGTAACTGTTGAGCGTGGTGGACAAGTAGAAAACCTTAACATGACAGTAAAGGCCGTTGAAAGTAATGGCGAAACATTAGGGCAAATAGGTGTCAAGTATGAAAGTCCTCGTGTTTTTAATCCTATAAAGGCTGTAGTTTACGGAGCACAGGAAACATATAATATGACGGTTCGTATCTTTGAATTATTAGGAATGCTTATTACAGGGAAGTTTACAATTGATGCACTATCAGGACCTGTAGGTATTTATAAAACAACTGAGGAAGTTGCAGCATGGGGAATTTTCGCATTAATGAATTTTGCTGCTATGCTAAGTATCAACCTTGGTATTATGAACCTATTGCCACTTCCAGCGTTAGATGGTGGACGATTATTGTTCTTTGGCTTTGAAGCTGTAAGAGGTAAACCGATTGATCGTCAAAAAGAAGGTATGGTTCACTTCGTAGGTATCGTATTGCTTATGATATTAATGGTCGTTGTTACGTGGAATGATATACAACGATTCTTCTTCTAA